The following proteins come from a genomic window of Bradyrhizobium paxllaeri:
- the tnpB gene encoding IS66 family insertion sequence element accessory protein TnpB (TnpB, as the term is used for proteins encoded by IS66 family insertion elements, is considered an accessory protein, since TnpC, encoded by a neighboring gene, is a DDE family transposase.), whose protein sequence is MWLATGYTDMRRGFPSLALQVQEVLHKDPLSGHLFVFRGRRSDLVKAIWHDGQGACLFTKRLERGKFIWPSVAGESVTISPAQLSYLLSGIDWRNPQETHRPTRVG, encoded by the coding sequence GTGTGGCTCGCGACAGGCTACACGGATATGCGCAGAGGCTTTCCGTCGCTGGCACTCCAAGTGCAGGAGGTGCTGCACAAAGACCCGCTCAGCGGTCATCTGTTCGTCTTCCGCGGTCGCCGCAGCGATCTTGTGAAGGCGATCTGGCACGATGGCCAGGGAGCCTGCTTGTTCACAAAAAGACTCGAGAGAGGAAAGTTCATCTGGCCATCGGTTGCCGGTGAATCGGTAACGATCTCGCCGGCGCAGTTGAGCTATCTGCTGTCCGGGATCGATTGGCGTAACCCACAAGAAACCCATCGGCCGACGCGGGTCGGATAG